A stretch of the Helicoverpa armigera isolate CAAS_96S chromosome 5, ASM3070526v1, whole genome shotgun sequence genome encodes the following:
- the LOC110384560 gene encoding uncharacterized protein LOC110384560 isoform X2 yields the protein MKTPCVLPGCSIFSKLFSSKSNEFELEALEVHNEFRSEHGVPPLVLSKEISKYSQKWAEDLAKKDALAYSLHQNYGENVYCGWSPDPNTKIKARDCVEKWYSEINNFSFGKEPDVLTCGHFTQIIWKGTRELGVGSAKSKSGKLYVVANYYPPGNYSGQFAKNVYPPGANQFRKNPSNSPRESNNNLAPPSPSQRNSKNLSDIASDLVSKFKSSSISGEKFEDEFLRAHNEYRRNHGVPPLELSKKLCKYAEEWAKTIAKKGNTEHRDQNEYGENIFSAWSSEPNFTVTGRDPVEKWYSEVNNHRFGKEPADLNSGHFSQVVWEDTKELGVGVAKSKEGHIYVVAYYHPPGNVIGSFATKVKPPIN from the exons ATGAAGACGCCTTGCGTTTTACCTGGATGTTCTATTttc AGTAAGCTCTTCTCATCAAAATCCAATGAGTTCGAACTCGAAGCGTTGGAAGTCCACAATGAATTCAGATCCGAACATGGAGTCCCACCACTAGTCCTCAGCAAAGAGATCAGCAAATACAGCCAAAAATGGGCCGAGGACTTGGCAAAAAAAGACGCCTTGGCATACAGCCTTCACCAAAACTATGGAGAGAACGTCTACTGCGGCTGGTCTCCAGACcctaacacaaagataaaagccAGAGACTGCGTTGAAAAATGGTACAGCGAAATCAACAACTTCTCCTTCGGCAAAGAGCCTGATGTTTTAACCTGTGGACACTTCACACAAATAATATGGAAAGGCACACGAGAGTTGGGCGTCGGCAGTGCTAAGAGCAAATCAGGAAAACTTTACGTAGTAGCTAACTACTACCCACCAGGAAACTACAGCGGACAGTTCGCCAAAAATGTTTACCCACCAGGCGCTAATCAGTTTAGAAAAAACCCCAGCAACTCACCAAGAGAATCTAACAACAATTTGGCGCCACCGTCACCAAGCCAAAGGAACAGCAAAAACTTGAGTGATATAGCGTCAGATTTAGTCAGCAAGTTCAAATCATCTTCAATATCTGGTGAGAAATTCGAAGACGAATTCCTTAGGGCTCATAATGAATACAGAAGGAATCACGGAGTGCCTCCATTGGAGTTGAGCAAGAAGCTTTGTAAGTACGCCGAAGAATGGGCGAAGACGATAGCAAAGAAAGGCAATACTGAACACAGAGACCAGAACGAGTATGGAGAGAACATATTCTCAGCTTGGTCTAGTGAGCCAAACTTCACGGTCACAGGACGGGACCCGGTAGAAAAGTGGTACAGTGAGGTGAATAACCACAGATTTGGCAAGGAACCTGCAGATTTGAACTCTGGCCACTTCTCACAAGTTGTATGGGAAGACACCAAGGAACTTGGAGTGGGGGTTGCAAAATCCAAAGAAGGTCACATTTACGTCGTCGCGTATTATCACCCTCCGGGCAATGTGATCGGGAGTTTCGCCACCAAAGTTAAGCCTCCCATTAATTGA
- the LOC110384560 gene encoding uncharacterized protein LOC110384560 isoform X1, which produces MRKTRYVKCGSYIGRCYRDKTYIRQELPTRFRQDTLRLRVGETFIYFFICASFDKLKVPVTMSKLFSSKSNEFELEALEVHNEFRSEHGVPPLVLSKEISKYSQKWAEDLAKKDALAYSLHQNYGENVYCGWSPDPNTKIKARDCVEKWYSEINNFSFGKEPDVLTCGHFTQIIWKGTRELGVGSAKSKSGKLYVVANYYPPGNYSGQFAKNVYPPGANQFRKNPSNSPRESNNNLAPPSPSQRNSKNLSDIASDLVSKFKSSSISGEKFEDEFLRAHNEYRRNHGVPPLELSKKLCKYAEEWAKTIAKKGNTEHRDQNEYGENIFSAWSSEPNFTVTGRDPVEKWYSEVNNHRFGKEPADLNSGHFSQVVWEDTKELGVGVAKSKEGHIYVVAYYHPPGNVIGSFATKVKPPIN; this is translated from the exons ATGCGGAAAACTCGATATGTGAAATGTGGATCGTACATTGGTCGTTGTTATCGCGATAAGACGTACATTCGTCAGGAACTGCCTACAAGATTCCGTCAGGATACCTTACGCCTTCGAGTAGGGGagacgtttatttatttttttatttgtgcatCATTTGACAAACTAAAAGTGCCAGTTACAATG AGTAAGCTCTTCTCATCAAAATCCAATGAGTTCGAACTCGAAGCGTTGGAAGTCCACAATGAATTCAGATCCGAACATGGAGTCCCACCACTAGTCCTCAGCAAAGAGATCAGCAAATACAGCCAAAAATGGGCCGAGGACTTGGCAAAAAAAGACGCCTTGGCATACAGCCTTCACCAAAACTATGGAGAGAACGTCTACTGCGGCTGGTCTCCAGACcctaacacaaagataaaagccAGAGACTGCGTTGAAAAATGGTACAGCGAAATCAACAACTTCTCCTTCGGCAAAGAGCCTGATGTTTTAACCTGTGGACACTTCACACAAATAATATGGAAAGGCACACGAGAGTTGGGCGTCGGCAGTGCTAAGAGCAAATCAGGAAAACTTTACGTAGTAGCTAACTACTACCCACCAGGAAACTACAGCGGACAGTTCGCCAAAAATGTTTACCCACCAGGCGCTAATCAGTTTAGAAAAAACCCCAGCAACTCACCAAGAGAATCTAACAACAATTTGGCGCCACCGTCACCAAGCCAAAGGAACAGCAAAAACTTGAGTGATATAGCGTCAGATTTAGTCAGCAAGTTCAAATCATCTTCAATATCTGGTGAGAAATTCGAAGACGAATTCCTTAGGGCTCATAATGAATACAGAAGGAATCACGGAGTGCCTCCATTGGAGTTGAGCAAGAAGCTTTGTAAGTACGCCGAAGAATGGGCGAAGACGATAGCAAAGAAAGGCAATACTGAACACAGAGACCAGAACGAGTATGGAGAGAACATATTCTCAGCTTGGTCTAGTGAGCCAAACTTCACGGTCACAGGACGGGACCCGGTAGAAAAGTGGTACAGTGAGGTGAATAACCACAGATTTGGCAAGGAACCTGCAGATTTGAACTCTGGCCACTTCTCACAAGTTGTATGGGAAGACACCAAGGAACTTGGAGTGGGGGTTGCAAAATCCAAAGAAGGTCACATTTACGTCGTCGCGTATTATCACCCTCCGGGCAATGTGATCGGGAGTTTCGCCACCAAAGTTAAGCCTCCCATTAATTGA
- the LOC110384560 gene encoding uncharacterized protein LOC110384560 isoform X3 — MSKLFSSKSNEFELEALEVHNEFRSEHGVPPLVLSKEISKYSQKWAEDLAKKDALAYSLHQNYGENVYCGWSPDPNTKIKARDCVEKWYSEINNFSFGKEPDVLTCGHFTQIIWKGTRELGVGSAKSKSGKLYVVANYYPPGNYSGQFAKNVYPPGANQFRKNPSNSPRESNNNLAPPSPSQRNSKNLSDIASDLVSKFKSSSISGEKFEDEFLRAHNEYRRNHGVPPLELSKKLCKYAEEWAKTIAKKGNTEHRDQNEYGENIFSAWSSEPNFTVTGRDPVEKWYSEVNNHRFGKEPADLNSGHFSQVVWEDTKELGVGVAKSKEGHIYVVAYYHPPGNVIGSFATKVKPPIN; from the exons ATG AGTAAGCTCTTCTCATCAAAATCCAATGAGTTCGAACTCGAAGCGTTGGAAGTCCACAATGAATTCAGATCCGAACATGGAGTCCCACCACTAGTCCTCAGCAAAGAGATCAGCAAATACAGCCAAAAATGGGCCGAGGACTTGGCAAAAAAAGACGCCTTGGCATACAGCCTTCACCAAAACTATGGAGAGAACGTCTACTGCGGCTGGTCTCCAGACcctaacacaaagataaaagccAGAGACTGCGTTGAAAAATGGTACAGCGAAATCAACAACTTCTCCTTCGGCAAAGAGCCTGATGTTTTAACCTGTGGACACTTCACACAAATAATATGGAAAGGCACACGAGAGTTGGGCGTCGGCAGTGCTAAGAGCAAATCAGGAAAACTTTACGTAGTAGCTAACTACTACCCACCAGGAAACTACAGCGGACAGTTCGCCAAAAATGTTTACCCACCAGGCGCTAATCAGTTTAGAAAAAACCCCAGCAACTCACCAAGAGAATCTAACAACAATTTGGCGCCACCGTCACCAAGCCAAAGGAACAGCAAAAACTTGAGTGATATAGCGTCAGATTTAGTCAGCAAGTTCAAATCATCTTCAATATCTGGTGAGAAATTCGAAGACGAATTCCTTAGGGCTCATAATGAATACAGAAGGAATCACGGAGTGCCTCCATTGGAGTTGAGCAAGAAGCTTTGTAAGTACGCCGAAGAATGGGCGAAGACGATAGCAAAGAAAGGCAATACTGAACACAGAGACCAGAACGAGTATGGAGAGAACATATTCTCAGCTTGGTCTAGTGAGCCAAACTTCACGGTCACAGGACGGGACCCGGTAGAAAAGTGGTACAGTGAGGTGAATAACCACAGATTTGGCAAGGAACCTGCAGATTTGAACTCTGGCCACTTCTCACAAGTTGTATGGGAAGACACCAAGGAACTTGGAGTGGGGGTTGCAAAATCCAAAGAAGGTCACATTTACGTCGTCGCGTATTATCACCCTCCGGGCAATGTGATCGGGAGTTTCGCCACCAAAGTTAAGCCTCCCATTAATTGA